A window from Zonotrichia albicollis isolate bZonAlb1 chromosome 8, bZonAlb1.hap1, whole genome shotgun sequence encodes these proteins:
- the LOC141729937 gene encoding olfactory receptor 14A16-like, translated as MSNSSSIRHFLLLPLADTRQLQLLHFCLLLGISLAALLGNGLIISAVACGHHLHTPMFFFLLNLALSDLGMICTTVPKAMHNSLWDTRNISYSGCAAQLFLFVFFISAEFFPLTIMSYDRYVSICKPLHYGTLLGSRACAHMAAAAWASAFLYSLLHTANTFSLPLCQGNALGQFFCEIPQILKLSCSNSYIREFGPLISSAFLFFACFVFIVFSYVQIFRAVLRIPSEQGRHKAFSICLPHLTVVSLFLSTGTFAYFKSPSISSPSLDLAVSVLYSVVPPAMNPLIYSLRNQELKAAVRRQMTGCIQQH; from the coding sequence atgtccaacagcagctccatcaggcacttcctcctgctgccattggcagacacgcggcagctgcagctcctgcacttctgcctcttgctgggcatctccctggctgccctcctgggcaacggcctcatcatcagcgccgtagcctgcggccaccacctgcacacgcccatgttcttcttcctgctcaacctggccctcagcgacctgggcatgatctgcaccactgtccccaaagccatgcacaattccctctgggacaccaggaacatctcctactcaggatgtgctgctcagctatttctgtttgtctttttcatttcagcagagttttTTCCCCTGACCATCATgagctacgaccgctacgtgtccatctgcaaacccctgcactacgggaccctcctgggcagcagagcttgtgcccacatggcagcagctgcctgggccagtgcctttctctattcactgctgcacacagccaatacattttccctgcccctgtgccagggcaatgccctgggccagttcttctgtgaaatcccacagatcctcaaactTTCCTGCTCAAATTCCTACATTAGGGAATTTGGTCCTCTTATAAGTagtgcttttctgttttttgcttgttttgtgttcattgttttctcctatgtgcagatcttcagggctgtgctgaggatcccctctgagcaaggacggcacaaagccttttccatctgcctccctcacctcACTGTGGTctctctgttcctcagcactggcacatttgcCTACTTTAAGtctccctccatctcctccccatccctggatctggccgtgtcagttctgtactcagtggtgcctccagccatgaaccccctcatctacagcctaaGGAatcaggagctcaaggctgcagtgaggagacAGATGACCGGATGCATTCAGCAACATTAA